A single region of the bacterium genome encodes:
- a CDS encoding SAM-dependent methyltransferase gives MKNDLEDIIRQEILDRGPIPFARYQELCLYQPGLGYYQRAGSPTGKSGDFYTAPHVHELFGRTVGQWIRTSAADDLTAPMTIVELGPGNGQLAQDILDSWEGSLPEYILVESGEERRTQLESRFTGRSVRVVPPDRFDDLDPFTGVVLANEFFDALPVTVYERRETELTEVWVDLADNLFVEILRPASGVGLAAARFLDGLPDGSRTELADGWATWLERIFRRLEKGIVLAFDYGDTADGLHVPWRAGGTLRCFRSHQVDTEPYEAPGEKDITASVNFTVLEDLARETGFTPDRLLTQASFLIRAGILELLAEEMARLEEKKATALWLTVKNLVHDEDGMGEIFKAMVLRKGSGV, from the coding sequence ATGAAGAATGACCTTGAAGACATCATCCGGCAGGAGATCCTGGACAGGGGTCCTATCCCTTTTGCCCGCTACCAGGAGCTTTGCCTGTATCAGCCCGGCCTGGGATACTACCAGCGAGCCGGTTCCCCCACGGGTAAATCCGGCGATTTTTACACCGCACCCCACGTACACGAACTTTTCGGACGAACAGTGGGGCAGTGGATCCGGACATCCGCCGCAGACGATCTCACTGCCCCCATGACCATCGTCGAACTGGGTCCTGGAAACGGCCAGCTCGCCCAGGACATCCTCGATTCGTGGGAAGGGTCGCTGCCGGAGTATATCCTCGTGGAAAGCGGGGAGGAGAGGCGCACCCAGCTTGAGAGCCGTTTCACCGGCAGGAGTGTCCGTGTCGTCCCTCCGGACCGGTTCGACGACCTCGATCCGTTCACGGGCGTCGTCCTCGCCAACGAGTTTTTCGATGCACTGCCGGTCACAGTCTACGAACGCCGTGAAACCGAACTCACCGAAGTCTGGGTCGATCTCGCCGACAACCTGTTTGTCGAGATCCTTCGTCCTGCTTCGGGTGTCGGCCTTGCTGCCGCCCGGTTCCTGGACGGGCTCCCGGACGGGAGCCGGACCGAACTTGCCGATGGATGGGCCACGTGGCTCGAACGGATATTTCGAAGGCTCGAAAAAGGTATTGTCCTGGCCTTCGATTACGGTGACACCGCCGATGGTCTTCACGTACCTTGGCGGGCCGGGGGGACCCTGCGATGCTTCCGCAGCCACCAGGTGGACACGGAACCTTACGAGGCCCCCGGGGAGAAGGACATCACCGCAAGCGTCAACTTCACCGTCCTTGAGGATCTGGCCCGGGAGACAGGGTTTACCCCCGACAGGCTCCTGACACAGGCCTCCTTCCTCATCCGGGCCGGGATCCTGGAACTGCTGGCAGAGGAGATGGCCCGGCTGGAGGAAAAGAAGGCGACCGCCCTGTGGCTCACCGTCAAGAACCTCGTCCACGACGAGGACGGGATGGGAGAGATCTTCAAGGCGATGGTTTTAAGAAAAGGGTCTGGTGTCTAG
- a CDS encoding glycerate kinase, with product MERSLREDALEIFLAGVRAVEPGAAVMANLALEGEILIAGHERIPLTPGGRVFVVGAGKAGAPMAGAVEKVLGDRVYGGLVVVKYGHLSPVSCVTVMEAAHPVPDEAGLKAASDLVRLLDGTREDDLVICLLSGGGSALLPCPAPPVTLSDKQMVTSLLLRSGAGIGEINCIRKHLSLLKGGGLARLAHPARVVTLILSDVVGDPLDVIASGPTVGDPTTFTDALAILDRYGLAGKVPGTVLSYLGQGAEGKHPETPGPDDPEITGVINLLIGTNTIAVQAAGDQARELGYNTTVLSTTITGETRDAAAAHAAVAREIFNHGKPLQPPACALSGGETTVTIKGTGKGGRNQEFALAAALGIDGQPGTVILSGGTDGTDGPTDAAGAVVDGTTVQRAKAAGLDALHHLDNNDAYPFFEKLGDLVITGPTLTNVMDLRIVLVGGE from the coding sequence GTGGAAAGATCACTGAGAGAAGATGCCCTGGAAATTTTCCTCGCCGGGGTCCGGGCCGTGGAACCCGGGGCGGCGGTCATGGCCAACCTGGCCCTGGAAGGCGAGATCCTTATCGCCGGGCACGAGCGGATCCCCCTTACGCCCGGGGGCAGGGTCTTCGTCGTGGGGGCAGGGAAAGCCGGGGCTCCCATGGCCGGGGCTGTTGAAAAAGTTCTCGGCGATCGGGTTTACGGGGGCCTCGTTGTCGTCAAGTACGGCCACCTTTCTCCGGTGAGCTGTGTCACCGTTATGGAAGCGGCCCACCCGGTTCCCGACGAGGCCGGCCTGAAAGCCGCTTCAGACCTTGTCCGGCTGCTCGACGGGACGAGGGAAGATGACCTGGTGATCTGTCTCCTCTCGGGCGGCGGTTCCGCGCTGCTGCCCTGCCCCGCCCCGCCGGTAACGCTTTCGGACAAGCAGATGGTGACCTCCCTCCTTTTGCGGAGCGGTGCCGGGATCGGGGAGATCAACTGCATCAGGAAACACCTTTCCCTGCTCAAGGGGGGCGGCCTCGCCCGCCTGGCGCACCCGGCACGTGTCGTAACCCTTATCCTCTCCGACGTCGTCGGCGACCCCCTTGACGTCATCGCATCCGGCCCGACTGTCGGAGACCCGACGACCTTCACCGACGCCCTGGCTATCCTGGACCGCTACGGCCTGGCCGGGAAAGTGCCCGGGACAGTGTTATCCTACCTGGGGCAAGGTGCCGAAGGGAAACACCCCGAGACACCCGGGCCCGACGATCCGGAGATCACCGGGGTCATCAACCTCCTGATCGGGACCAACACCATCGCCGTCCAGGCAGCCGGGGACCAGGCAAGGGAGCTCGGGTACAACACCACCGTCCTCTCCACGACCATCACCGGGGAGACCAGGGACGCTGCCGCCGCCCACGCCGCCGTGGCCCGGGAGATCTTCAACCACGGAAAGCCCCTTCAACCACCCGCATGCGCCCTCTCGGGGGGAGAAACGACCGTGACCATCAAGGGGACCGGCAAGGGCGGACGCAACCAGGAGTTCGCCCTTGCCGCGGCCCTGGGGATCGACGGGCAGCCCGGGACGGTCATCCTGTCAGGCGGGACGGACGGCACGGACGGCCCCACCGACGCCGCCGGGGCAGTCGTGGACGGGACAACGGTCCAAAGAGCCAAAGCGGCAGGTCTGGATGCCTTGCATCACCTGGACAACAACGACGCCTATCCCTTCTTCGAAAAGCTGGGGGATCTGGTGATTACGGGGCCGACCCTGACCAATGTTATGGATCTGAGGATCGTCCTGGTGGGAGGTGAGTGA
- a CDS encoding GTPase domain-containing protein, producing MSFINYSSREINCKIVYYGPGLCGKTTNLQFIYKKTNPQARGKMISLATETDRTLFFDFLPLSLGDIRGFKTRFHLYTVPGQVFYDASRKLILKGVDGVVFVADSQVERMEANGESFANLRLNLSEQGYDLDTLPLVIQYNKRDLPNVVFMDELQKALNPRNVPAFEAVAPEGVGVFETLKAIAKLVLIELRKGTGG from the coding sequence ATGTCCTTCATCAACTACTCCTCAAGGGAGATCAACTGCAAGATCGTTTATTACGGTCCCGGTCTGTGCGGCAAGACGACCAACCTGCAGTTCATTTACAAGAAGACCAACCCCCAGGCCCGCGGCAAGATGATCAGCCTTGCCACCGAGACCGACCGGACCTTGTTCTTCGACTTCCTGCCCCTCTCCCTCGGCGACATCAGGGGTTTTAAAACACGCTTCCACCTTTACACCGTTCCCGGACAGGTCTTTTACGACGCTTCCAGGAAACTCATTCTCAAGGGTGTGGACGGTGTCGTGTTCGTGGCCGACAGCCAGGTCGAACGGATGGAAGCCAACGGCGAGAGTTTTGCGAACCTGCGCCTTAACCTGTCCGAACAGGGATACGACCTGGACACTCTCCCCCTGGTCATCCAGTACAACAAGCGCGACCTTCCCAACGTGGTTTTCATGGACGAGCTCCAGAAGGCCTTGAACCCGCGCAATGTCCCTGCCTTCGAGGCGGTGGCGCCGGAGGGTGTCGGCGTGTTCGAGACCCTCAAGGCCATCGCGAAACTGGTGCTGATCGAGCTCCGCAAAGGGACAGGGGGGTAG
- a CDS encoding roadblock/LC7 domain-containing protein yields the protein MLFLRHAASSIERYEVLPNLVLYEEEFNLVTDVTRRLVASANAKVVFLVDKNGQLITSSGQTEGIDTTSLASLTAGNIAATGGLAKLIGEKEFSILFHEGEKDNIHISIIGFRAILVVIFDEKSSLGLVRLRVKKAGEELEKIFMQINEKAGTDTSGLGVDSPFAEITDDDIENLFS from the coding sequence ATGTTATTCCTTCGTCACGCCGCATCATCGATTGAGAGGTATGAAGTGCTGCCAAATCTCGTGCTTTACGAGGAAGAGTTCAACCTGGTCACCGATGTGACCAGGCGTCTGGTGGCCAGTGCCAACGCCAAGGTTGTCTTCCTTGTGGACAAGAACGGCCAGCTCATCACCAGTTCGGGTCAAACCGAGGGGATCGACACGACTTCCCTGGCCTCTCTCACGGCGGGGAACATTGCCGCCACCGGTGGACTGGCCAAGCTCATCGGAGAGAAGGAGTTCTCCATCCTTTTCCACGAGGGTGAGAAGGACAATATCCACATCTCCATCATCGGGTTCCGTGCCATCCTCGTGGTCATCTTCGATGAGAAAAGCTCCCTCGGCCTTGTCCGGCTCCGGGTGAAAAAGGCAGGTGAAGAACTGGAGAAGATATTTATGCAGATCAATGAAAAGGCAGGTACGGATACCTCCGGCCTGGGTGTCGATTCTCCCTTCGCAGAGATCACGGACGACGATATCGAGAACCTCTTCAGCTGA
- the recR gene encoding recombination mediator RecR — protein sequence MKFPPSVRLLIEEFKRLPGIGEKNARRLAFYLLSVPGDRSRALASALVAMKDKVRYCERCFSLTEDQLCDICRDPGRTAELLCVVQSPGDIMAIETTGQYRGRYHVLMGVLSPMRGIGPDDLRIGELVRRIEEEGIKEVIVATNLDVEGEATASYLVTTLRPQGVRVSRIARGIPIGGSLEHADSVTLGLAIDGRLEL from the coding sequence GTGAAGTTCCCTCCTTCGGTCAGGCTTCTCATCGAGGAGTTCAAAAGGCTCCCGGGGATCGGTGAAAAGAACGCCCGGCGCCTTGCCTTTTACCTCCTCTCGGTGCCGGGGGATCGGTCTCGCGCTCTTGCCAGTGCCCTGGTGGCGATGAAGGATAAGGTCAGGTACTGCGAGCGTTGCTTCAGCCTCACCGAGGATCAGCTGTGTGACATATGCCGGGACCCGGGCCGCACGGCTGAACTCCTGTGCGTGGTCCAGTCACCCGGGGACATCATGGCCATCGAGACCACGGGGCAGTACCGGGGACGCTACCACGTCCTTATGGGAGTCCTGTCCCCCATGAGGGGGATCGGCCCGGACGATCTGCGGATCGGCGAACTTGTCCGGAGGATCGAAGAGGAAGGGATCAAGGAGGTTATCGTGGCTACCAACCTGGACGTCGAGGGGGAGGCCACAGCGTCCTACCTGGTGACAACCCTGAGACCTCAAGGGGTCCGGGTCTCCCGGATCGCCAGGGGGATCCCCATCGGAGGGAGCCTGGAGCATGCCGATTCGGTGACCCTCGGCCTGGCCATTGACGGACGCCTCGAGCTGTAA
- a CDS encoding YbaB/EbfC family nucleoid-associated protein — MKGLGDLMKKAQQMKAGMEKIQQELATREIEAGAGGGMVTVTVTGAQEVTGIVIDPSVIDPGDREMLQDLVQAAVNEALRKSREMMAEEMAKVTGGLPVPGGLF, encoded by the coding sequence ATGAAGGGATTGGGCGATCTCATGAAAAAAGCCCAGCAGATGAAAGCCGGCATGGAAAAGATCCAGCAGGAACTGGCCACCAGGGAGATCGAGGCAGGCGCCGGAGGCGGCATGGTGACGGTGACCGTCACCGGGGCACAGGAGGTCACCGGCATCGTCATCGACCCGTCGGTGATCGACCCTGGAGACCGGGAGATGCTGCAGGACCTGGTCCAGGCCGCGGTCAACGAGGCCCTCCGCAAGAGCCGGGAGATGATGGCCGAAGAGATGGCGAAGGTCACCGGCGGTCTGCCCGTGCCGGGCGGGTTGTTCTGA